The window TTGCCTTATCTTCCCagataataaaattaagttttaacggtgacagacggctTGATGCAACCGACACCTAGTCCTAATATTGGAATATTACGTCTGAAACATCATCTATCGATTTTCTCTCACCCGATGGGCGCTACCGATTATTCCATGAATTTATCTTGCACGTGATTTAAGACTAACATTAAACCTAACGCCCCTATTTGTCAGCCACCGAAGCCCTGAACCGATATGATATATATTCGATTGGCAAGTCGGCGTGAGTGACATgtaaatttattcataaaacagaATCCCGCCTTGATGCGGTACTACAGCCGTGTACCGAGCTTCACGTCTGTAATGGAATTTATTAGGAATCTAACGAGGCTGGATAAACGTAAAGGTAGTTAAATAATGATTCTGCTCGTATTCGTTTAAAGACATCTCTTCTCAAGAGCATTCAGAAGTCATAAACTATTGTAGCTTAAACAGAAATATGCTAAGTATGACGCGTATAGTTAGTAAGAAGTAGgttactaaataataataaacattttacaGTAGCACGACAATCCGGTCTTAGGTAGGTTActattaaaataactatacctagaaaaataaaaatacctatcctTTCAATCGGTGGCAAGTGGTATGATAACCtttgtgaaaaaaaatatatatttctaaaGTCGAGTTGACCCACTTCACTGCCAATCAAATTGCGTCCTCAAAAAGGTCGCCAAATTgcacagtaggtacctataaaaaaaacaactccGCTCTATAATGGCGCAGACTCGAGGTTTTATGGCGCCGTAGGTAGCCGTAACTTGGtgatttgtattttcatcaaatTACCCAATTACCCATAAGTATTTTCCTCGTATTGGCGTGGTGTAAAATGTTGTTTCTTTGCTATCAAAGTCTGTTTAACTCTTGTGCCTTGGAACACTTGAAACGTTCAAGATTCAACTTTTCGAACCACTCTCTACGCTCGTGGTTTAATTTTGGGttctttcgcttgctcaggtatcaatattaacacgaagggttaaacaacaacttacTTAAGTATATCATTGGAAAAACTTTTGTTATTATGTTGGCGAAGTTGAACTATGTGAAAGTAATTTGATGTATGAATCAAACCATCACATGATACTTATGCTTCTATCTGTTCAGCTTAAAATGTCCATTGCGACGCCTACTACAGCTACGGCTTACGAGAATTTGGCAATCTAATAGAACTGAATGCTTTAGAAATCACAACCAAAAGCCAAACATAGGAATATACAGCTTCGCTAATATACCTACGAGCTGAAACGTATATTACTTAAACCAGTATATACGCCAACGTAAAATTCCTTCATTCGTTACAATTTCTCTCTGTCCATTCCCCGCCGTAGTAGTTATTTTTATGCAAAAATATACTGCAAATAACGTCTCTGGCGACAGTGACGGATGGGCCGCGCGGCCTGAAATGGCGCGAGGCTTGCCCGTTGCCGCGCTCGATTTCCTATCTCACTCCATAAAGTTActgtgctttttagggttccgtagccaaatggcaaaaaacggaacccttatagattcgtcatgtctgtctgtctgtctgtctgtctgtctgtctgtctgtctgtctgtctgtctgtctgtctgtccgtccgtatgtcacagccactttgttccgaaactattaagcactatactgttgaaacttggtaagtagatgtattctgtgaaccgcattaagattttcatataaaaaaagaaaaaaaacaataaatttttagggttccccatacatagaactgaaactcaaaaatttttttttagtcaaaaccatacgtgtggggtatctatggataggtcttcaaaaatgatattgaggtttctaatatcattttcttctaaactgaatagtttacgcgagagacacttccaccgtggtaaaatgtgtgcccccccccccccccccctgtaacttctaaaataagagtatgataaaactaaaaaaaatatatgatgtacattaccatgcaaacttccaccgaaaattggtttgaacaagatttggtaagtagttttttgttaatacgtcataaaccgtaaaccgcaattttattatgttacttgctgttacggaacccttcataggcgagtccgactcgcacttggccgcttttttttaatttgtgaaaCAGCGCTGGCTGAAAACGAAGCCATCAAGTTTTAATTTGCCGCATGTAGCGGATCGGATTAATAGGTTTTCCGGGAGTCAAAATATTTGTTTTCGTTGCTTTTCTGAAACTAAGTACCTTGTAACAATCTGTCACTTGTATCTGAAACTATCTTGTAATAACATGTTACTCGTACAGTTTTATTTGGCTCCAGAATACAATTACCTACTGCGGTGTTCACAAAATTACCAGTAcgtgaaattatttattacttagtgTAGTAAGCTTGTAAACAAGATATCAAATCATCACATTACTGTAGCAAATAAGACCGCCTGCTGTTAGTTAGTTTTATGTTACTCGTACATGTTTTCATGAACCATGAATGACAGACGATGTTTATCTAGACCAGAGCCACATAGATTAATAAACAATACTTCATTAGTTCATTACTATATTTTCAGGCACATCTTAAAGAAAATACTGATAACTGTAAACACTTATTAAATTATGGCACGCTTCGCGCCTTTACTGATTCCCAAAAGGGAATGGGAGAGAATAAAAAATCAAGCAAATTCAGAATCGGAATATAAAACGCCTTGCCATGTGGACATCGAAGCTATGAACGCACAGTCGAGAAAATGGACCAGCACCTGGCCAGATTCGTCACAGGGGAAAGTCAATAAGATGACCATGAAGAACAGGAAAGCTCGATTGGAAGAGATGGTGGAACTCGAAGCTTTCTATAAGAAGGAGAAACGCGATAATGTGGCTGAAAACTTGAGACGGGCTAGAAATATGATTTTTGAAAGAACTGGTTACGGCAGGGAATTGTTAAGGTGAGTTCTGTGGTGCtaatatttacaatttcaattttatattttttagaattaATCCATAACAAcatatattaaataaacactACCAACTAGTCGTAGTAGGTAACTGAAATGAAACCAGTTTTATTGCAGTGCTCTTGTAGAATCTAAAACGTTGGAGGAACgagacatacaaataaaatttgTTAAAGACATACAAGAAAAGGAAAAGATAATAGAAGAGGCTAAATTAAAAGTAGACAATCTTATGTACGCTGAATTTGAAAAACGAGAGAGCGAGAGAGTTCTTAAGAAAAGGAAAGAAAGAGAAGATGCagaatgcaataaaatgatGTAAGAATTCCCCTCAATTTTTTTACGGACACTTTATTGAGGGTCATTACAGGGCTTTATATATAATCGTAACTTAAATTAACTTAAATAATTCAATGGAGGCGTCCCGTCAACCGGGCTACCAACACAAAATCATTTAGATTCCTATAATACCTAATTTTTTAGAAGATCCTAGGTACTACAAGATTGCTCATAAATTACAGAACAGAGATGAAAAAAGAAGACGCTATTAGAACTGCTGAAATGGAGAAAAATAATCGTCAGGAAGATGAACTGTTGATAGAAAAGTTTCGTCAGTTACAAATTGCAGAGGAGGTActtcatagagttagaccaagaaaagtctgcagcgattttgattgcccacgcagtgcaagtgttatttatacgacataatttcatagacgtttgacgtttaaaattacttttgatgaatcaaaatcgctgcatacttttcttggtaaactctacatatttaataaaaatgcgCTATCTTGAAGGTTTGTCCGCATTAGTCAAAGTAGGCAACGCGTATGTGACACCCTGTGGTAttttaaaaaatgtgacgtttattaTTTCACATTCTTTTTTTTCAGAAACGCGATCATTGCCTTGACAAGGAAGCCGACAAAATGTATGAAGAGCAAAACAAAGCCATCAAAGAGTGGAGAGAGAAAAGAGAGGCTCTGGATCAAAAGCTAGCCGACTTGTGGTGCAAGCACCAGGACAGGATCCGGCGAAAAGAGAAACAAGTCTTCAACCAAGTATAGtcttgttttaaaatatttgtataggGTTAACGAGAGGAATATATACAACTCAAAGTGAACATATGTCCTGGGTAGATAAATAACTGGTGATGGTGATggtccagggcttgattttactcgctaaactgagctaggtacttttactatgggatcaaccctaaaatcgggaaataaattttggcttttccatagaaaacgtcgacatctgatcggccaaaatgtacaaaaaataaaaaacatttgtGGGTATTCGGGGTtagtgccataataaaagtagctcagtttagcgagtagaatcgagccctgaatttaaagcctCATGGTCAATAACCCCTGTATAGCCTCTCCGACTTcaaagatcaagttcgccacacatttactatggcgtacctACTTGATCTTAAACAAGCGGataaactataggtacctacctacaataatTTACCATCACGAAATGTAACAGATGATAAGGATCCTGAACAATAGGAGCTCGATGCAAGAAAAGGAACTCCTAAAATATTATCCAACTAAACTAGAGTGGTCACGGCACCACCTATGGTTTGAAAAGTCTTCGACTAACAGTTGTTAAGTATAAGAAGGCTTCGAAAGATACCTTGTAACAGAGATACCCTGTTTATAGATACATAAAGAAAAACACGTCACCGGATACTTTAAAGAAAATTATGAATTGATTCAACGCCTCCAAGAAGAAAAAGAGAAGAAATACTACGATTTTATTGATAAAGGAGTAAAGAAGTTAGAGAAACGGTAACATAACTTTTACCTCGATTTTTTCGATCCACGGaattttcttagactttatacCTCTTGTACCTACTGTTAATAAGTTTTTGATTCATAGTGAGTCAAGTATTCATTTTAGGAGAACACACTCTGCCCTTATAGCACCAGTggagagacactcctgacttcggtcgaactcggctccgctcggctcagcattgctccgagcaatttttagggttggcaccacgtgacttccttttgcgtgcacgaccac of the Cydia fagiglandana chromosome 17, ilCydFagi1.1, whole genome shotgun sequence genome contains:
- the LOC134672511 gene encoding calponin homology domain-containing protein DDB_G0272472-like, with amino-acid sequence MARFAPLLIPKREWERIKNQANSESEYKTPCHVDIEAMNAQSRKWTSTWPDSSQGKVNKMTMKNRKARLEEMVELEAFYKKEKRDNVAENLRRARNMIFERTGYGRELLSALVESKTLEERDIQIKFVKDIQEKEKIIEEAKLKVDNLMYAEFEKRESERVLKKRKEREDAECNKMITEMKKEDAIRTAEMEKNNRQEDELLIEKFRQLQIAEEKRDHCLDKEADKMYEEQNKAIKEWREKREALDQKLADLWCKHQDRIRRKEKQVFNQIHKEKHVTGYFKENYELIQRLQEEKEKKYYDFIDKGVKKLEKRLQKREKEEQLKRDQQRSLRTSQAQCSELPNQQRCEEYHRKICVDKLSFLPTRPGKLHSKLGPLKESCLPPPHPPRPQFLAPSTALQDALKQRRAQPGGWSGTEAAHEQFARHAAAALKEAAYKRPVQKVIKSYCKTNNVKELLIPIL